One Salvia splendens isolate huo1 chromosome 12, SspV2, whole genome shotgun sequence genomic window carries:
- the LOC121756824 gene encoding probable disease resistance protein At1g58602 — MAEAEIIGVIQGLESSHVTCTDIRGRLLIEFKIRVLKEMLDFLREFTMEKRSRLKYLMADLADLAKDVKDVEIFDYRYCPEYANIKDEIKMAKMRMTNFGADEKNVGDEEEAEEEEVVVGLEKDVKQLLDRAIFKKSDVLQIFCIKGMIGIGKTTLARQVYKAGAGQFQRRAWVSISSGTSNKEILMKLIQQMVDGYEGDPSLEEMDNRSLQRMLRQHLQDMSYFIVLDNMPKEMSLRSILKGFPSQGLTGSRLLFTSCYEFGTTDVNYTHEMKALDSDKSWKLFLKTIDKFTSAENKFSKELERKGREMLKKCGGLPMAIIDVAKQKAKQRLSGIEWEELFDSIDLSESVKLLEPMYHELEEDIKTQFLHLSLFKENAIIRQEKLEQIWAANGLNFVEVTSDFARRSILEVVKMHFQRRNCRLNSLLHMLSVRKAEEEMGLEILRGNGNSRPSQNARHRVIHCGRDKFNHFTNEDSNQLISLIFHGGGGYLDDTSSSYWENFKLIKILDMEDFGLKTLSDTIGALVELRYLGLRNNYLQEIPHSLADLEKLEVLDIALNFMVVVPDIIWQMNNLRDLHMSNAIFQKPLKVDVMQNLETLEYISIYDWTCEGQGLKTMYSFQTLGIEEVDENSDVGTLLATLAKIPNLNYLFLRGFRFRSMRCLDEIGVLHGLRVLKLEGRIGRLPSADNIPYVITYIALVNTCLDEDPMPILEKLSCLSHLKLRNAYTGRDMVIQRGGFPWLEVLCMNELWNLRKIQVDDDDAMSRVKELEINSCPHLETLPEQIGRMSGLKKFKMVTTKHIATKIRNSGLTSEIFEVDIYP; from the exons ATGGCGGAGGCCGAAATCATAGGGGTGATACAAGGTCTCGAGAGTTCGCATGTTACATGTACAGATATCCGCGGGCGCTTGCTTATCGAGTTCAAAATTCGAGTGCTGAAAGAGATGTTGGATTTCTTGAGAGAATTTACAATGGAAAAGAGGAGCAGGCTGAAATATTTAATGGCTGACTTGGCCGATTTGGCGAAAGATGTCAAGGACGTGGAAATTTTTGATTACCGCTATTGTCCCGAGTATGCGAACATCAAAGATGAGATCAAGATGGCAAAGATGCGGATGACAAACTTTGGAGCTGATGAGAAAAATGTTggagacgaagaagaagcagaagaagagGAAGTTGTGGTGGGGTTGGAGAAAGACGTGAAGCAGTTGCTTGACAGagcgatttttaaaaaatctgatGTCTTACAGATTTTTTGTATAAAAGGCATGATTGGTATCGGGAAGACAACTCTGGCCAGACAAGTGTACAAGGCCGGGGCTGGCCAGTTCCAGCGTCGTGCCTGGGTATCCATTTCTAGTGGCACGAGTAACAAAGAGATACTTATGAAACTGATTCAGCAAATGGTGGACGGATATGAAGGAGATCCGTCATTGGAAGAAATGGACAACCGGAGTCTCCAACGGATGCTTCGCCAACACCTGCAGGACATGTCATATTTCATAGTTCTCGACAATATGCCGAAAGAAATGAGTTTGAGGTCCATCTTGAAAGGTTTTCCATCTCAAG GCCTTACTGGAAGCAGGTTGCTGTTTACAAGTTGCTATGAGTTTGGAACAACCGATGTCAACTATACTCATGAGATGAAAGCTTTGGATTCTGATAAGAGCTGGAAATTGTTTTTGAAAACAATTGATAAATTTACAAGTGCTGAGAATAAATTCTCCAAGGAGTTGGAGAGGAAGGGCAGAGAGATGCTGAAAAAATGTGGTGGTTTGCCGATGGCTATAATAGATGTTGCAAAGCAGAAAGCAAAACAAAGACTTTCGGGGATTGAATGGGAAGAGCTTTTTGATTCAATTGATTTGAGTGAATCAGTGAAGTTATTGGAACCAATGTATCATGAATTGGAAGAAGATATCAAGACGCAGTTCTTGCATTTGTCCCTTTTTaaggaaaatgcaataattagACAAGAAAAGTTGGAACAGATTTGGGCTGCAAATGGATTAAATTTTGTAGAAGTTACATCGGATTTTGCTCGTAGATCGATTCTTGAAGTCGTGAAGATGCACTTTCAGAGAAGAAACTGTCGTCTTAATTCTCTATTACACATGTTATCAGTCAGAAAAGCAGAAGAGGAAATGGGCTTAGAGATCTTAAGGGGCAATGGAAACAGTAGGCCCTCGCAGAATGCCCGTCATCGTGTTATCCATTGTGGCAGAGACAAGTTTAATCATTTCACGAATGAGGATAGCAACCAACTTATTTCTCTCATCTTCCATGGAGGTGGTGGCTACTTGGACGACACTAGCTCGTCTTATTGGGAGAAtttcaaattaatcaaaatactTGACATGGAAGATTTTGGGTTGAAGACTTTATCCGACACAATCGGTGCATTGGTTGAGTTAAGATACTTGGGATTGAGAAACAATTACTTACAAGAGATCCCACACTCGTTGGCGGATCTGGAAAAGCTTGAGGTTCTTGATATAGCTCTGAACTTTATGGTGGTGGTGCCGGATATTATATGGCAAATGAACAACCTTCGTGATCTCCACATGTCTAATGCGATTTTCCAGAAGCCTTTGAAAGTAGATGTGATGCAGAATCTGGAGACCCTAGAATACATCTCGATTTATGATTGGACATGTGAGGGCCAGGGCTTGAAAACAATGTATTCCTTCCAAACGTTGGGCATTGAAGAAGTTGATGAAAACTCGGACGTAGGCACACTCTTAGCAACACTAGCTAAGATTCCGAACCTAAATTATCTTTTCTTAAGAGGATTTCGATTTAGAAGCATGCGGTGTTTGGATGAAATAGGTGTTTTACATGGACTGAGGGTACTAAAACTAGAAGGGCGTATAGGTAGGCTACCAAGTGCAGATAATATACCTTATGTGATTACCTACATAGCATTGGTAAATACTTGTCTTGATGAAGATCCGATGCCGATATTAGAGAAGCTCAGTTGCCTAAGCCACCTCAAACTGCGAAATGCATACACTGGTCGAGATATGGTGATCCAACGGGGCGGATTTCCCTGGCTGGAAGTGCTTTGCATGA